The Prochlorococcus marinus XMU1412 genome includes the window CCGGATTCATATGTAAGTTTTCTTTCTCCAGTTCTGCCTTTTGGGGCAACGATGAGATTAGTAACTAGAGCTAATACTGGAACAGCTGCGGCGATTAGAAGGAAACCTAAAAAGTATTCATAGCCAGTTAATAAAAACATCTTAAAAAATTAATTTTGAATAAAAGTCGCTTAATTAAGCAAAATCTTTTAAAGTTCTTAAAGAACAATAATAAACCGTGAGTGAAAACATTCAACCAACCTCTGAGGAAAACAAAATAGTTGAAGATTTTGAGAAAGAAAAACTTTCTGAAAATTCCTTAGAAGCAAATGTTGAACAACCTATACTTAATCTAGAACAAAATAGATTCGAATGTAGAAGTTGTGGATATATTTATGATCCGTCTGAAGGAAATAAAAAATTAAACATACCTAAAAATACTCCTTTTTCAGAGTTAGATGGGAATACTTTTGCTTGCCCTGTTTGTCGAGCCGGTAAAAATTTTTATAAGGATATTGGATCTAGAGCAAAACCTAGTGGATTTGAAGAGAATTTAGTTTATGGATTTGGATTTAATAGTTTACCTCCAGGACAAAAAAATATATTGATTTTTGGAGGGTTGGCGTTTGCTGCTGCTATGTTCCTTTCTTTGTACTCTTTGCATTAATATAGTTAAATGAAAAATTTTTTTACCAGTATTCCTAATCTTCTTTTATCTGTTGTTCTCTGTTTTGTTTTAAGCAGTTGTTCATCTACAGGTGTCAAGATGAATGAAAGCAGCCCTTGGAAAACAATTCAGTTTGAAGATCAGGCTAATGCTTTAGATGTTGATTTTATAGATGATAATCATGGGTTTTTAGTAGGCTCAAACAGATTGATTATGGAATCTACTGATGGTGGTGAAACATGGGAAAAAAGATCATTAGATATCTCTGCTGAAGAGAACTTTCGCCTTCTCGATATTGATTTCAAGGGTTCTGAAGGTTGGTTAATAGGGCAACCCTCTCTCGTAATGCATACTTTCGATGAAGGTAAAAATTGGACTAGGCTTTCACTTGGGAAGTTACCAGGCCAGCCTTTCTTAGTTACTACTATTGATGAAGGAGTTGCTCAATTGGCGACAACCTCAGCAGCTATTTATGAAACTTCCAATAGCGGTGAAACATGGGAGGCAAAAGTATCAGACCCTTCGGAACAGGGAGGTATAAGAGATTTAAGAAGAACATCTAACGGTGATTATGTGAGCGTAAGTAGTCTTGGGAATTTCTTCTCTACTCTTGATAGTGATAGCAATACTTGGATTGCTCACCAAAGAGCAAGTAGTAAGAGAGTGCAAAGCATTGGTTTCAATCCAGAAGGAAGTTTATGGATGCTTTCAAGAGGTGCGGAAATTAGATTTAATGAAGATTCTAATAATTTAGAAAGTTGGTCAAAGCCTATAATTCCTATTCTTAATGGTTACAATTATTTAGATATGGGATGGGATCCAAATGGTGACATATGGGCTGGCGGTGGTAATGGCACTTTAATAGTAAGTAAAGATCAAGGTGAAACTTGGAATTCAGATCCTCTTGCTTCTGCATTGCCTACTAACTATATAAAAATAGTTTTCCTTGATAAGGAGTCTTTAGATAATCAAAAAGGATTTATACTTGGCGAGCGTGGTTACATTCTTAAATGGAATGGCTAACTAAATCTGTAATAACTTAAGAAAATAATAAAAAAAATCTTAATTTTGGATGAATTTAACAACTGTCTGTAACCAAGCTGTTAATTTCTTCGCGAACTTATGATTTTACACTGTAAGATCGTATGGTAAACATTTGTGATTATGGCCGCAGGTTCAACGGGTGAACGCCCATTTTTTGAAATAATCACCAGTATCAGGTACTGGATTATTCATGCAGTAACATTACCAGCTATTTTTATAGCAGGCTTCTTGTTCGTATACACAGGTTTGGCTTACGACGCTTTCGGTACTCCTCGTCCGGATAGTTATTTTCAGGCATCTGAAGCAAAAGCTCCTGTTGTAACACAAAGATTTGATGCGAAGTCTCAACTTGATTTAAGAACAAAATAACTATGTCTAATTCTCAAGCTCCAATGCAGGCTGCGGAAGTCCGCGTTTATCCTATTTTTACTGTTCGTTGGCTAGCAGTTCACGCTTTAGCTATTCCATCAGTATTCTTTTTGGGTTCCATTGCTGCTATGCAATTCGTAGCCCGATAAATTTAACAATCATGCAAGTAAACGAAAATCCTAACAAAGTTCCAGTTGAACTTAATCGTACAAGCCTCTATTTAGGCTTACTATCAGTATTTGTATTGGGAATTTTATTTTCCAGTTACTTTTTCAATTAAATTAAAACTATGAGTAAATTAAAAGGACCTGATGGAAGAATTCCAGATAGACTTCCCGACGGTAGACCAGCAGTTGCATGGGAAAGAAGATGGACTGAAGGAACTCTTCCTCTATGGCTTGTTGCTACGGCAGGTGGAATTGCAGTTATCTTCGTTTTAGGAATATTCTTCTATGGCTCATACCAAGGCGTTGGAGCTGGAGGCTAATAAATCCTTACCTTGACCTGATAATCACTTATATCAAATAAGCCTAATAAGAATCAGTAAATATCCTTAGTTTCTCTTTTGTAGAGCTAGGGATATTTTCTTTTTGGGTTATCAATCCATCTTTTAATGAAAAATGAGACTTGCTTTTTGGTCTTTCTTTTTCAATTAATTTAGCTACTTCAAATATTATTTTATTAGCCACTTCAGTATTTGATCTAAGATTATCCAAAACCATCTCTACAGAAACTTCTTGATGAGTTTGATGCCAGCAATCATAATCAGTAACCATAGATAAGGATGAGTAAGCTATTTCAGCTTCTTTAGCTAATCTTGCCTCTGTGTGGTTCGTCATTCCAATTATTGAACATCCCCAACTCCTATATAAATTAGATTCTGCTCTAGTTGAGAAAGCGGGACCTTCCATTGCTAGATAGGTACCCCCTCTATGCAATTGTCTACCGCCTGGAATATTTTTTTCTCCGATTTCACTTAATATACGTGATAAATTTGTGCAGAAGGGATCCCCCATCGTTACGTGAGCAACAGCTCCCTCGTTAAAGAAGGTTGCAGGTCTATTTTTTGTCCGGTCTATAAATTGATCTGGAACCACCATATCAAGTGGCCTTATCTGTTCTTGTAATGAACCAACTGCTGAGGGAGCAATAATCCATCTTACTCCTATTGATCTTAGAGCCCAAATATTAGCTTTGTAAGGGATTTCAGAAGGATTTAAACTATGTGTTCTGCCATGTCTAGGAATGAATGCTATCTCTAGGTTTCCAAGATTATATACTTTTATTGAATCAGAAGGTTTACCATAGGGAGTATTGATTTCTAGTTCTCTTAAGTACTCTATTTTATCCATTGAATAAAATCCACTTCCACCAATCACTCCTAATCTTGATTTTTCAATTGGTAATAAATGTTCTTTATTCATAGTGATGTAAATGACTTTTAATCATCTGGTACTAATTGGAGGGGGACACTCAAATGTTTCTTTGTTGAAGAAATGGTTAATGTGTCCGAAATTAATGCCAGAAATTCCTGTTTCAATTATATCTAGAGATTCTCATTTGGTTTATTCGGCGATATTCCCATCGGTGATTTCAAAATCAATCAC containing:
- a CDS encoding rubredoxin, with the protein product MSENIQPTSEENKIVEDFEKEKLSENSLEANVEQPILNLEQNRFECRSCGYIYDPSEGNKKLNIPKNTPFSELDGNTFACPVCRAGKNFYKDIGSRAKPSGFEENLVYGFGFNSLPPGQKNILIFGGLAFAAAMFLSLYSLH
- a CDS encoding photosystem II reaction center protein L; the encoded protein is MQVNENPNKVPVELNRTSLYLGLLSVFVLGILFSSYFFN
- the psbE gene encoding cytochrome b559 subunit alpha; this encodes MAAGSTGERPFFEIITSIRYWIIHAVTLPAIFIAGFLFVYTGLAYDAFGTPRPDSYFQASEAKAPVVTQRFDAKSQLDLRTK
- the psbF gene encoding cytochrome b559 subunit beta; the protein is MSNSQAPMQAAEVRVYPIFTVRWLAVHALAIPSVFFLGSIAAMQFVAR
- a CDS encoding photosystem II reaction center protein J — translated: MSKLKGPDGRIPDRLPDGRPAVAWERRWTEGTLPLWLVATAGGIAVIFVLGIFFYGSYQGVGAGG
- a CDS encoding photosynthesis system II assembly factor Ycf48 produces the protein MKNFFTSIPNLLLSVVLCFVLSSCSSTGVKMNESSPWKTIQFEDQANALDVDFIDDNHGFLVGSNRLIMESTDGGETWEKRSLDISAEENFRLLDIDFKGSEGWLIGQPSLVMHTFDEGKNWTRLSLGKLPGQPFLVTTIDEGVAQLATTSAAIYETSNSGETWEAKVSDPSEQGGIRDLRRTSNGDYVSVSSLGNFFSTLDSDSNTWIAHQRASSKRVQSIGFNPEGSLWMLSRGAEIRFNEDSNNLESWSKPIIPILNGYNYLDMGWDPNGDIWAGGGNGTLIVSKDQGETWNSDPLASALPTNYIKIVFLDKESLDNQKGFILGERGYILKWNG
- the mtnP gene encoding S-methyl-5'-thioadenosine phosphorylase, with protein sequence MNKEHLLPIEKSRLGVIGGSGFYSMDKIEYLRELEINTPYGKPSDSIKVYNLGNLEIAFIPRHGRTHSLNPSEIPYKANIWALRSIGVRWIIAPSAVGSLQEQIRPLDMVVPDQFIDRTKNRPATFFNEGAVAHVTMGDPFCTNLSRILSEIGEKNIPGGRQLHRGGTYLAMEGPAFSTRAESNLYRSWGCSIIGMTNHTEARLAKEAEIAYSSLSMVTDYDCWHQTHQEVSVEMVLDNLRSNTEVANKIIFEVAKLIEKERPKSKSHFSLKDGLITQKENIPSSTKEKLRIFTDSY